Proteins from a genomic interval of Caldicellulosiruptor diazotrophicus:
- a CDS encoding SHOCT domain-containing protein produces the protein MMRHFYNDFDGLWGLHMIGGFIVGILFLIVLVVVIIYAINKFSQLYMQTKKNNLQSFSPEDEALKILNIRFANGEITEEEYERKKRLIQSKQL, from the coding sequence ATGATGAGACATTTTTATAACGACTTTGATGGTCTTTGGGGACTTCATATGATAGGAGGTTTTATTGTGGGTATTTTATTTTTAATAGTATTAGTTGTTGTAATAATTTATGCTATTAACAAATTTAGTCAATTGTACATGCAAACAAAGAAAAATAATTTGCAATCTTTTTCACCAGAAGACGAAGCGCTTAAGATTTTAAATATAAGATTTGCAAATGGTGAGATAACTGAAGAGGAGTATGAAAGAAAAAAACGATTAATTCAGAGTAAACAGCTTTAA
- a CDS encoding DUF4234 domain-containing protein → MPGKKRSVVGVLIFSIITLGIYYLYWIYAISKETQQYLEKKTISPGLELLFSIITCGLYWFYWIYKYSKIAVECQQKAGLPPEDNAVINLILAILGLGIISSMILQASLNKVWEFESHKNDSVISTTNTF, encoded by the coding sequence ATGCCTGGTAAAAAAAGATCTGTTGTGGGTGTGTTGATATTTTCAATAATTACTTTGGGTATTTATTACTTATACTGGATTTATGCAATCTCTAAGGAAACTCAACAGTATTTGGAAAAGAAAACTATAAGCCCAGGCCTTGAACTTTTATTTAGCATAATTACATGTGGTCTTTATTGGTTTTATTGGATTTACAAATATAGCAAAATTGCTGTTGAATGTCAACAGAAAGCTGGTCTGCCTCCAGAAGATAATGCTGTTATAAACCTTATTCTTGCTATCTTGGGGCTTGGAATTATAAGCTCTATGATTCTCCAAGCAAGCCTAAATAAAGTGTGGGAATTTGAAAGTCACAAAAATGATTCAGTTATTTCAACAACTAATACTTTTTAA
- a CDS encoding DUF2752 domain-containing protein, whose amino-acid sequence MCPFRNIWGISCPGCGMTRALLAVLKGDLLAAFYYHPLWVVVILYPLIYAIFKVRKSKQDFDVWKNKSLKIIIRLFLFVWIIRMIFFFPNVPPLDFEENSLLGRLLQHLFY is encoded by the coding sequence ATGTGTCCGTTTCGAAATATATGGGGAATCTCCTGCCCCGGTTGTGGTATGACAAGAGCTTTATTAGCTGTGTTAAAAGGAGATTTGTTGGCTGCATTTTACTACCACCCGTTGTGGGTGGTAGTAATTTTATATCCTTTAATATATGCTATTTTTAAAGTTAGAAAATCCAAGCAAGATTTTGATGTCTGGAAAAATAAATCACTCAAAATAATTATTAGACTCTTTCTTTTTGTTTGGATAATCCGAATGATCTTTTTCTTTCCTAATGTTCCTCCTTTAGATTTTGAAGAAAATTCTCTACTTGGACGTTTATTACAGCATCTATTCTACTAA
- a CDS encoding glycosyltransferase family 2 protein — MKLGILITTYNDEDIIVRCLDSIYNQLDEIDFPIYVVCVDDGSDSPLIYPHFDILRTEHRGRSYARIEGVKKILAESCTHFLFLDSDMVLPPGFLKKLKTVIESYDSDGFIIPEVAFSSYNNFWTKVKVFERNLYRVNYCRESGNIEAARLWKVASFPGFIEGLEAFEEIQPTIIGIKNGLKVIKIQEIFIFHDEKKVTFKDLLRKKSTYFSCMVDSEKCSKWDIIKRYYFFRPHLYHKENLKKYVRHPILAIGVVLMYLILTMNFLWISLSRNLNKKKDD; from the coding sequence ATGAAACTGGGAATTTTGATAACCACATATAATGATGAAGATATTATTGTAAGATGTTTAGATTCTATCTATAACCAACTTGATGAAATAGATTTTCCAATTTATGTTGTATGCGTTGATGATGGTTCAGATTCACCTCTTATATATCCTCATTTTGATATTCTTAGGACTGAGCACAGGGGAAGAAGCTATGCAAGGATTGAGGGAGTGAAAAAAATTTTAGCTGAAAGTTGCACCCATTTCTTATTTTTAGATAGCGATATGGTCCTTCCACCTGGCTTTCTCAAAAAGTTGAAGACAGTGATTGAAAGTTATGATAGTGATGGGTTCATTATCCCTGAAGTAGCTTTTAGTAGTTACAACAACTTTTGGACAAAAGTTAAGGTTTTTGAGAGAAACCTATATAGGGTAAATTATTGTAGAGAGAGTGGGAACATTGAGGCAGCCAGGTTATGGAAAGTGGCATCGTTTCCTGGTTTTATTGAAGGTTTGGAAGCTTTTGAAGAGATTCAGCCAACAATTATAGGTATTAAAAATGGTTTAAAGGTTATAAAAATCCAGGAGATTTTTATTTTTCATGATGAAAAGAAAGTAACCTTCAAAGACTTATTAAGAAAAAAGAGTACCTACTTTAGTTGTATGGTTGATTCAGAGAAATGTTCAAAATGGGATATAATAAAGAGGTATTATTTCTTTCGTCCCCATCTTTACCATAAAGAAAATTTGAAGAAATACGTAAGACATCCAATTTTAGCGATTGGAGTTGTGCTGATGTACCTTATATTGACAATGAATTTTTTGTGGATAAGCTTATCAAGAAATTTAAATAAAAAAAAGGATGATTAA
- a CDS encoding glycosyltransferase family 4 protein: MKTILVLTQRDICHKKAGGAERYLFNVLRVLSDHYKITCLCQNDGTQKNYEIYDNITFIRFKTNLISLIFKAMFYYKKNKENIDLVIDHTNTHQFFTFLYVAKNKRLLIVHQLTLEIWEYYFPKYIGKVLKLLEKLLWRLSSGMAVTVSQSTKEDLKRLGFKEEFLWVIKNSIRHKYTSLPHTDKEDYLVSVGRLVPYKRFEDAIYLAKRLNRKIFIIGEGQERYKRKLKNYAKRIKADVIFTGYISEEKKQEIIEKAHMHIFPSIREGWGLVISEAANLGTPSLVYPVPGCLDATNYGKAGFVTKEVGRDYLLEKFLSIDREEYEKMRICAFEFALHLNYNKQCEEFLQAVGSIIDNT; this comes from the coding sequence ATGAAGACTATTTTAGTATTAACGCAAAGAGATATATGCCACAAAAAAGCTGGCGGTGCAGAAAGATATTTGTTTAATGTGCTAAGAGTGTTGAGTGATCATTACAAAATTACTTGTCTGTGTCAAAATGATGGTACTCAAAAAAATTATGAGATTTATGATAATATAACGTTTATTCGATTTAAAACTAATTTAATTAGCCTAATTTTTAAAGCAATGTTCTATTACAAAAAGAATAAGGAAAACATTGATTTAGTAATTGACCATACAAACACGCATCAGTTTTTCACTTTTTTATATGTTGCAAAAAATAAGAGATTATTAATAGTTCACCAGCTTACACTTGAGATTTGGGAATATTATTTTCCAAAGTACATTGGTAAAGTGCTCAAATTACTTGAAAAACTTCTTTGGCGTTTATCATCTGGAATGGCAGTAACAGTTAGTCAGTCAACTAAGGAGGACCTAAAGAGGCTTGGTTTCAAAGAGGAATTTTTATGGGTTATAAAAAATTCAATAAGACACAAGTATACTTCACTTCCCCATACAGATAAAGAAGATTATCTTGTTAGTGTAGGAAGATTAGTGCCCTATAAAAGATTTGAGGATGCAATTTATTTAGCAAAGAGACTTAATAGAAAAATATTTATTATAGGAGAAGGACAAGAGAGATATAAAAGAAAATTAAAAAATTATGCAAAGAGAATTAAAGCAGATGTAATTTTCACTGGATATATTTCTGAAGAAAAAAAACAGGAAATAATAGAGAAAGCCCACATGCATATTTTCCCCTCTATTAGAGAAGGTTGGGGGCTTGTAATAAGCGAAGCAGCTAACTTAGGGACACCTTCCTTAGTATATCCTGTTCCTGGTTGTCTGGATGCAACAAATTATGGGAAGGCTGGTTTTGTAACAAAGGAAGTAGGAAGAGATTATTTATTGGAAAAGTTTTTGAGTATTGATAGGGAAGAATATGAAAAGATGAGAATTTGTGCATTTGAATTTGCTTTACATCTTAACTATAATAAACAATGTGAAGAATTTTTACAGGCAGTAGGAAGCATAATAGATAATACATAA